A window from Catenulispora sp. MAP5-51 encodes these proteins:
- a CDS encoding SpoIIE family protein phosphatase: MASAFDLSGFSVTDMVVASGELRSATAGATSMEEGSAAIVEWLRHAFTDPATGRPAFALARMFHTVTWDRLTPDLRSYVGTRDPAAAAKDDGLPYLTLLATSGDHPHWGDRRNSRDHQAIPLSASDVVRRAPLALALLDRLLGLQPTPDPVAARPHGGEPPGLSARLRDRFDVFHVPEALGSPYVPTPEFVRDYQIRSAIALGAVLDSGGPDHPDLPGVRNTSLYTALLYSRVRIPAETATHFRTLAAAIRLALTPLLTVPLFAPSPPAAGHQVFGARNGNGSSSGTGNGVSASAPSGNGVPAPAPAPEISGNGHRPPAPLVPQQASAPPPSSSSVPVADGNAATLAAEAELRASQRRLTQETRIVETLYMIGQSLHRELDTRKIAKLATDAATTAIDAEFGSCFYTLTSTNGQAQTRFALAGTIPAERFENLPMPRPTSLVGAAFPGTAPIRSGDIAADPRYGQRAPFHGLPPGHPPVKSFLALPITTIGGTVLGSMYFGHSEPNRFTERDEQIVKGIAGQAASAMDNARLYRQERETAVELQNSLLPAYPPRLAELEIAFTYLPGAQGTQVGGDWFDVIPLAGGRVALVIGDVMGRGIKAAAIMGQLRTAVRAYAVMDLPPGQIMHLLNRLVCTMPASAASSSAAISALSASGTHPAGIGALGPVDDGVTEQIATCVYAVYDPAEEVLTWASAGHMPPALITPAGTAHLLEDDLGMPLGIEEAVFDEKVQPLGGGSRLLLYTDGLVECHNAPLTERLNRLATELVRPEDGPLGTSAPLGAETVQRTCDRLLHAMLSGDEHDDVALLMVRTRQTRIRKAALDLDPDPMAARAARRFVTTTLQEWELEHLTDDVLSVVTELVTNATQHAATTSQLALRSHPGRLMVEVADADGRIPRPAVTQHMDERHRGLLIVAQLSRRWGVRPTEHGKIVWAEMSESAEM, translated from the coding sequence ATGGCGTCGGCGTTCGACCTCTCCGGTTTCTCGGTCACCGACATGGTCGTCGCCTCCGGCGAACTGCGATCCGCCACCGCCGGGGCCACCTCCATGGAGGAGGGCTCCGCGGCCATCGTGGAGTGGCTGCGGCACGCCTTCACCGACCCCGCGACCGGCCGCCCGGCCTTCGCGCTGGCCCGGATGTTCCACACCGTCACCTGGGACCGCCTCACCCCCGACCTGCGCTCCTACGTCGGCACCCGGGACCCGGCCGCGGCGGCCAAGGACGACGGCCTGCCGTACCTGACCCTGCTGGCCACCTCCGGCGACCACCCGCACTGGGGGGACCGCCGCAACAGCCGCGACCACCAGGCGATCCCGCTGTCGGCCTCGGACGTGGTGCGGCGCGCGCCGCTGGCGCTGGCGCTGCTGGACCGGCTGCTGGGCCTGCAGCCGACCCCCGACCCGGTGGCCGCGCGGCCGCACGGCGGTGAGCCGCCGGGCCTGTCGGCGCGGCTGCGGGACCGGTTCGACGTCTTCCACGTCCCCGAGGCGCTGGGCAGCCCGTACGTGCCGACGCCGGAGTTCGTGCGCGACTACCAGATCCGCTCGGCGATCGCGCTGGGCGCGGTGCTGGACTCCGGCGGGCCGGACCACCCGGATCTGCCCGGGGTGCGCAACACCTCGCTGTACACGGCGCTGCTGTATTCGCGGGTCCGCATCCCGGCCGAGACCGCGACGCACTTCCGGACGCTGGCCGCGGCGATCCGGCTGGCGCTGACCCCGCTGCTGACCGTCCCGCTGTTCGCGCCCTCTCCCCCGGCGGCCGGGCACCAGGTGTTCGGGGCCCGCAACGGCAACGGCTCGAGCAGCGGCACCGGCAACGGCGTGAGCGCCTCGGCGCCGTCCGGGAACGGCGTCCCGGCTCCGGCGCCCGCGCCGGAGATCTCAGGGAACGGACACCGGCCGCCGGCGCCGCTGGTGCCGCAGCAGGCCTCCGCGCCGCCTCCGTCGTCCTCCTCGGTGCCGGTCGCCGACGGCAACGCCGCGACGCTGGCCGCCGAGGCCGAGCTGCGGGCCTCGCAGCGGCGGCTGACGCAGGAAACGCGGATCGTCGAGACGCTCTACATGATCGGGCAGTCGCTGCACCGGGAGCTGGACACCCGCAAGATCGCCAAGCTCGCCACCGACGCCGCGACCACCGCGATCGACGCCGAGTTCGGGTCCTGCTTCTACACCCTGACCTCCACCAACGGCCAGGCCCAGACCCGGTTCGCGCTGGCCGGGACGATCCCGGCCGAGCGCTTCGAGAACCTGCCGATGCCCCGGCCGACCTCGCTGGTGGGCGCGGCGTTCCCGGGCACCGCGCCGATCCGCTCCGGCGACATCGCCGCCGACCCCCGCTACGGCCAGCGCGCGCCGTTCCACGGCCTGCCGCCGGGGCACCCGCCGGTGAAGTCGTTCCTGGCGCTGCCGATCACCACCATCGGCGGCACGGTCCTGGGCTCGATGTACTTCGGCCACTCCGAGCCGAACCGGTTCACCGAGCGCGACGAGCAGATCGTCAAGGGCATCGCCGGCCAGGCGGCCTCGGCGATGGACAACGCGCGGCTGTACCGGCAGGAGCGCGAGACCGCGGTGGAGCTGCAGAACTCCCTGCTGCCGGCCTACCCGCCGCGGCTGGCGGAGCTGGAGATCGCGTTCACCTACCTGCCCGGCGCGCAGGGCACGCAGGTCGGCGGCGACTGGTTCGACGTGATCCCGCTGGCCGGCGGCCGGGTGGCACTGGTCATCGGCGACGTGATGGGACGCGGCATCAAGGCCGCGGCGATCATGGGGCAGCTGCGCACGGCGGTGCGCGCCTACGCGGTGATGGACCTGCCGCCGGGGCAGATCATGCACCTGCTGAACCGCCTGGTCTGCACGATGCCGGCCTCGGCGGCGAGCAGCTCGGCGGCGATCAGCGCCCTGAGTGCCTCCGGCACGCACCCGGCCGGGATCGGGGCCCTGGGACCGGTCGACGACGGGGTCACCGAGCAGATCGCGACCTGCGTGTACGCGGTCTACGACCCGGCCGAGGAGGTGCTGACCTGGGCCAGCGCCGGCCACATGCCCCCGGCGCTGATCACCCCGGCCGGCACCGCGCACCTGCTGGAGGACGACCTCGGGATGCCGCTGGGCATCGAGGAGGCGGTCTTCGACGAGAAGGTCCAGCCCCTGGGCGGCGGCAGCAGGCTGCTGCTGTACACCGACGGCCTGGTGGAGTGCCACAACGCACCGCTGACCGAGCGCCTGAACCGCCTGGCCACCGAACTGGTCCGGCCCGAGGACGGCCCCCTGGGCACCTCGGCCCCGCTGGGCGCGGAGACCGTCCAGCGCACCTGCGACCGCCTGCTGCACGCGATGCTCTCCGGCGACGAGCACGACGACGTGGCCCTGCTGATGGTCCGCACCCGGCAGACCCGCATCCGCAAGGCGGCCCTGGACCTGGACCCGGACCCGATGGCCGCGCGCGCGGCCCGCCGGTTCGTGACGACCACCCTGCAGGAGTGGGAACTGGAGCACCTGACCGACGACGTGCTCTCGGTGGTGACCGAACTGGTCACCAACGCCACCCAGCACGCCGCGACCACCAGCCAACTGGCCCTGCGCTCCCACCCGGGCCGCCTGATGGTGGAGGTCGCCGACGCCGACGGCCGCATCCCGCGCCCGGCGGTGACGCAGCACATGGACGAACGGCACCGCGGACTGCTGATAGTCGCGCAGCTGTCGCGGCGGTGGGGGGTGCGGCCCACGGAGCACGGGAAGATCGTGTGGGCGGAGATGAGCGAGTCGGCGGAGATGTGA
- a CDS encoding chaplin, with amino-acid sequence MHGFVKKGLLLSLAAGSLMVTGAGAAAASDSAATEGAAADSPGLASGNVAQVPADVPVQVCGDAASVAAAQTDAEGNSCDNVRTGAKAVGAAADSPGAVSGDVVQVSANAPVQACGDALSVLGFGTGAEDNHCVNG; translated from the coding sequence ATGCACGGGTTCGTGAAGAAGGGTCTGCTGCTCTCGCTGGCGGCCGGCTCGCTGATGGTCACCGGCGCCGGCGCCGCCGCGGCGTCCGACTCCGCCGCCACCGAGGGCGCCGCCGCCGACAGCCCCGGGCTGGCCTCCGGCAACGTGGCGCAGGTTCCGGCGGACGTGCCGGTGCAGGTGTGTGGGGACGCCGCGTCCGTCGCCGCCGCGCAGACCGACGCCGAGGGCAACAGCTGCGACAACGTGCGCACCGGGGCGAAGGCCGTCGGCGCCGCCGCGGACTCCCCCGGCGCCGTCTCCGGCGACGTGGTCCAGGTCTCGGCCAACGCGCCGGTCCAGGCTTGCGGCGACGCGCTGTCGGTCCTCGGCTTCGGCACCGGCGCCGAGGACAACCACTGCGTGAACGGCTGA